One genomic region from Reichenbachiella ulvae encodes:
- a CDS encoding histidine phosphatase family protein, whose protein sequence is MKSKNIYIIRHGQTDFNKQKRVQGRGVDSDLNELGRKQAEAFFEAYQDVPFDKVYTSSLKRTKQSVQGFIDAGLPYESLSGFDEISWGDHEGLPYDEKRHALYLKGLEEWAKGNYDYAVGGGDTPLQLQARQKEAMDYVLSKENEENVLIATHGRAMRFMICWLMGLPLNQSEQFEHENLCLYQLKYEADEFEIVKHADTEHLMQLL, encoded by the coding sequence TTGAAAAGCAAAAATATCTATATCATCCGTCATGGTCAGACGGATTTCAATAAGCAAAAAAGAGTGCAGGGTAGAGGAGTGGATTCGGACTTGAATGAATTGGGAAGAAAACAGGCAGAGGCTTTTTTTGAGGCTTATCAGGATGTGCCTTTCGATAAAGTCTATACCTCATCTCTCAAACGTACGAAGCAATCCGTTCAGGGCTTTATCGATGCTGGATTGCCCTATGAGTCATTGTCAGGATTTGACGAAATCAGCTGGGGCGATCATGAAGGTTTGCCCTACGATGAAAAACGCCATGCGCTGTATCTGAAGGGACTCGAAGAATGGGCAAAGGGTAATTATGACTATGCAGTTGGCGGTGGAGATACGCCGTTGCAATTGCAGGCCAGACAAAAGGAAGCCATGGACTATGTGCTCTCGAAGGAAAATGAGGAAAATGTATTAATCGCCACCCACGGACGAGCCATGAGATTTATGATTTGCTGGCTGATGGGACTACCGCTGAATCAATCAGAACAATTTGAGCATGAAAACCTGTGTTTGTATCAACTGAAATATGAAGCAGATGAATTCGAAATCGTTAAACATGCCGATACAGAGCATCTGATGCAACTTTTATGA
- a CDS encoding hotdog fold thioesterase, whose translation MFKEIFTLEVINNLSKNTLVEHIDIQFTEIGDDYLKGTMPVDKRTHQPLGLLHGGASVALAETLGSVAATMTLNPEEQYCVGLDINANHIKSAREGTVEGTARPLHVGKKTQVWEIKITNEQKELVCVSRITLAVLDRKK comes from the coding sequence ATGTTCAAAGAGATCTTTACGCTGGAAGTGATCAATAACTTGTCGAAAAACACTTTAGTTGAACATATAGACATTCAATTCACCGAAATCGGGGACGACTACCTCAAAGGCACCATGCCCGTGGACAAACGTACCCATCAGCCTTTGGGACTGTTACATGGAGGGGCATCCGTGGCACTAGCGGAGACTCTGGGCAGTGTAGCAGCCACCATGACATTGAATCCTGAGGAGCAATATTGCGTAGGATTAGATATCAATGCCAACCACATCAAAAGTGCCAGAGAAGGCACAGTAGAAGGCACCGCTCGTCCCCTGCATGTAGGTAAGAAAACGCAGGTGTGGGAGATCAAAATCACCAATGAACAGAAGGAGTTGGTTTGTGTAAGTAGAATAACATTGGCAGTTTTAGACAGAAAAAAATGA
- a CDS encoding chorismate-binding protein — protein sequence MNKELEKINQTLEGKSFEEKLKAFFHTAVAINTPVAIWRKPQEEKIQATCQVTEGLDFVEEIESASTGFLFNCFKSNQQGNFIRSEINLDQESENLSISPKLESSDRLNHFFNQFAQFQEDPTEFNFQEQLKAAPHVLDDKQAFIQLVEKCKTHIEEGYYQKIVPSRRSRYQLPKGFHPVHELMKLCKSYENAFVSLVYTPEHGLWLGATPELLIETENDQYFRTVSLAGTQGIPKNFNLSQAAWTQKEIEEQALVSRYIINCFKQIRLREFSEHGPKTVKAGNLIHLKTSFEVDMKATNFPELATVMLKLLHPTSAVCGMPMKPAAQFLEQHEGYDRSFFSGYLGPVNDKGTTSVFVNLRCTQIFKDGGIIFAGAGVTEDSIPELEWNETEIKFRTLLNVFENI from the coding sequence ATGAATAAGGAGTTAGAGAAGATCAATCAAACTCTGGAGGGCAAAAGCTTCGAAGAAAAATTAAAAGCCTTCTTCCATACCGCAGTAGCAATCAACACCCCTGTGGCCATATGGAGAAAACCTCAAGAAGAAAAAATACAAGCCACCTGTCAGGTAACCGAGGGACTGGATTTTGTAGAAGAAATTGAAAGCGCCTCTACCGGTTTCCTTTTCAATTGCTTTAAATCCAACCAACAGGGCAATTTCATCCGATCAGAAATCAATTTGGATCAGGAGAGCGAAAACCTGAGTATCAGCCCCAAGCTCGAAAGCTCAGATAGACTGAATCATTTTTTCAATCAGTTCGCTCAGTTTCAAGAGGACCCTACTGAGTTCAATTTTCAGGAGCAATTAAAAGCTGCTCCACATGTATTGGACGACAAGCAGGCCTTTATCCAATTGGTAGAAAAGTGTAAAACACACATAGAAGAAGGATATTACCAGAAAATCGTTCCTTCGAGAAGATCCCGGTATCAGCTACCCAAAGGCTTTCATCCTGTGCATGAGTTGATGAAGCTCTGCAAAAGCTATGAAAATGCTTTCGTTTCATTAGTGTATACTCCTGAGCATGGCCTATGGCTGGGAGCCACCCCAGAACTATTGATTGAGACTGAAAACGATCAATATTTCCGAACCGTATCTCTGGCAGGTACTCAGGGCATCCCTAAGAACTTCAACTTATCACAGGCGGCCTGGACCCAGAAAGAGATCGAAGAGCAGGCGCTCGTCAGTCGCTATATCATCAACTGCTTCAAGCAGATCAGGTTGCGCGAATTCAGTGAGCATGGCCCGAAGACCGTAAAAGCCGGTAACTTGATTCACCTAAAGACGAGCTTTGAGGTGGACATGAAAGCCACCAACTTCCCGGAGTTGGCCACTGTCATGCTCAAGCTCCTCCATCCTACTTCCGCCGTATGCGGTATGCCGATGAAACCAGCCGCACAGTTTCTGGAACAGCACGAAGGCTATGACCGAAGCTTCTTCAGCGGCTACCTGGGTCCAGTCAATGACAAAGGAACCACCTCTGTTTTTGTGAACCTACGTTGTACCCAGATCTTCAAAGATGGCGGGATTATTTTTGCTGGAGCGGGAGTTACAGAAGACAGCATACCAGAGCTGGAGTGGAACGAAACGGAAATCAAATTCAGGACCTTGCTCAACGTCTTCGAAAACATCTGA
- the menD gene encoding 2-succinyl-5-enolpyruvyl-6-hydroxy-3-cyclohexene-1-carboxylic-acid synthase: MNLQSTFDIPEICFQFGVKHAVISPGSRNAALTIAFARHPQIECLSVPDERSAAFIALGLSLKTQVPTVIVCTSGSAGLNYAPAVAEAFFNQVPLLILTADRPPELIGKRDGQTIFQKELYGPHVKAYFDFPSLEDDTDQAQELLEKALNTCLTGAKGPVHLNIPFQEPFYPEKDKSYQARKNIRITKAVPPQTQVKPEQIQEMDKYPRVLIIVGQGHKDSELNESLSQLSRERNIPVVADVISNAQEVTDCIQHQDLFLIQRDSRLKPDLVISFGLSVISKNLKLFLREQKDIAHWHITPNEDAADTYDHLSKTLSCTALDFLNAWNKSDLNPSAEQKSFFSDWQKANQQANALLEGIDPMDWNESSLYARLMKELPQNTDVHLANSMAVRYANVMGIKQKDIEIYCNRGTSGIDGSNSTAVGTALASKRNTLLFTGDVAFLYDRNAFWHNRVPDQLRIVVFNNQGGNIFRMIQGPSEQPELKEFFETDQRSTALHLAEEFGFNYRPIASMEELDEHLPQFFSFEGQRSILEIFTEAEDNKKAYKQLFKKMRDLSLSN, translated from the coding sequence ATGAACCTCCAATCCACCTTTGATATACCAGAAATTTGCTTTCAGTTTGGCGTGAAGCATGCAGTGATCTCACCAGGCTCTCGCAATGCTGCCTTAACCATTGCATTTGCCCGCCACCCCCAGATCGAGTGCCTAAGCGTACCTGACGAACGATCAGCGGCTTTCATCGCCTTAGGTTTGTCACTCAAAACACAAGTACCGACCGTCATAGTCTGTACCTCAGGCTCAGCCGGTCTCAATTATGCTCCTGCTGTGGCAGAAGCATTTTTCAATCAAGTACCGCTGTTGATCCTGACGGCAGATCGACCGCCAGAACTCATCGGTAAGAGAGATGGTCAGACCATCTTCCAAAAAGAATTGTACGGTCCTCATGTCAAGGCTTATTTTGACTTCCCCTCCCTGGAGGATGACACTGATCAAGCCCAGGAACTACTAGAAAAGGCCCTGAACACCTGCCTAACGGGCGCAAAAGGCCCTGTTCATCTCAACATCCCTTTTCAGGAGCCTTTTTATCCTGAAAAAGACAAAAGCTATCAGGCCCGAAAAAACATTAGAATCACCAAAGCAGTTCCACCCCAAACACAGGTCAAGCCTGAACAAATTCAGGAAATGGATAAATATCCACGAGTTTTGATCATAGTAGGACAAGGCCATAAGGATTCAGAATTGAATGAGTCTTTGAGCCAACTGTCGAGAGAGAGAAACATACCTGTAGTCGCTGATGTGATATCCAACGCGCAAGAGGTAACAGACTGCATCCAGCATCAAGACCTTTTCCTCATCCAGCGAGACAGCAGGCTCAAACCCGACCTGGTGATTTCTTTTGGCTTATCCGTGATTTCTAAAAACCTAAAGCTTTTCCTAAGAGAACAAAAGGACATAGCACACTGGCACATCACGCCTAATGAAGATGCGGCAGACACCTACGACCACCTGAGTAAAACGCTATCTTGCACAGCCTTGGACTTCCTAAATGCGTGGAACAAAAGTGATTTAAACCCATCTGCAGAGCAAAAAAGCTTCTTTTCAGACTGGCAAAAAGCCAATCAACAAGCCAACGCTTTGCTTGAAGGCATCGACCCCATGGATTGGAATGAAAGCAGCCTTTATGCCCGATTGATGAAAGAGCTCCCTCAAAACACAGATGTGCATCTCGCCAACAGCATGGCCGTGAGATATGCCAATGTGATGGGCATCAAACAAAAAGACATTGAAATCTACTGCAACCGAGGCACCAGTGGGATCGACGGGTCAAATAGCACCGCTGTAGGAACCGCCCTTGCATCTAAGCGCAATACCTTGCTTTTCACTGGAGATGTAGCCTTCCTTTATGATCGGAATGCCTTTTGGCACAATCGTGTGCCCGACCAGCTCCGAATCGTCGTATTCAACAACCAGGGGGGCAATATCTTCCGAATGATTCAAGGCCCGTCTGAACAACCCGAGCTCAAGGAGTTCTTCGAAACGGATCAGCGATCGACTGCCCTGCATCTGGCGGAAGAATTCGGTTTCAACTACAGACCTATTGCCAGCATGGAGGAATTAGACGAACATTTGCCCCAATTTTTCTCCTTCGAAGGCCAGAGAAGCATACTGGAAATATTCACTGAGGCAGAAGATAACAAAAAGGCTTACAAACAATTATTTAAAAAAATGAGGGATTTATCCCTATCGAATTAA
- the menB gene encoding 1,4-dihydroxy-2-naphthoyl-CoA synthase — translation MMSNFNWETIKEYTDIKYEFFEGIAKITINRPEVYNAFRPETNFEMLDAMEIAREREDVRVVVLTGIGDKAFCSGGDQNVKGVGGYISENGVPRLNVLDLHKAIRSLPKPVVAMVNGYAIGGGHVLHVVCDLTIASDNAKFGQTGPKVGSFDAGFGSSYLARHVGQKKAREIWFLCNQYTAKEAEEMGMVNTVVPLDKLEETTVDWCRTMMKRSPMALRMIKRGLNAELDGQRGLMEFAGDATLMYYLMEEAQEGKNAFLEKRDPDFDKYPKFP, via the coding sequence ATCATGAGTAATTTCAATTGGGAAACCATCAAAGAATATACAGATATCAAATACGAGTTTTTCGAGGGTATCGCTAAAATCACCATCAACCGACCTGAGGTTTACAATGCCTTTCGTCCAGAAACCAACTTCGAAATGTTGGACGCGATGGAAATTGCCAGAGAGCGTGAAGATGTAAGAGTAGTGGTACTGACAGGTATCGGAGACAAAGCATTCTGTTCGGGTGGAGATCAAAACGTAAAGGGCGTTGGGGGTTACATCAGTGAAAATGGTGTACCTAGACTGAACGTATTGGATCTGCACAAAGCCATCCGCTCTCTGCCTAAGCCTGTAGTGGCCATGGTCAATGGATATGCCATCGGGGGCGGTCATGTATTGCACGTGGTTTGTGACTTGACTATTGCCTCTGACAATGCCAAATTCGGTCAGACAGGACCTAAAGTGGGTAGCTTCGATGCAGGATTTGGTTCCTCTTACCTGGCGAGGCACGTAGGCCAAAAGAAAGCAAGAGAGATTTGGTTCCTTTGCAATCAGTACACTGCCAAAGAAGCAGAAGAAATGGGAATGGTTAACACAGTAGTGCCGCTAGACAAACTGGAGGAGACTACTGTAGACTGGTGTCGCACCATGATGAAGAGAAGCCCAATGGCCCTCCGTATGATCAAACGCGGATTGAATGCCGAGTTGGATGGACAAAGAGGACTAATGGAATTTGCCGGAGATGCTACCCTGATGTACTACCTGATGGAAGAAGCACAAGAAGGTAAAAATGCCTTTTTGGAAAAAAGAGATCCAGATTTTGACAAGTATCCAAAATTCCCGTAA
- a CDS encoding DUF4136 domain-containing protein, translated as MRFIGLWIILITLASTCGPAKVIEFVNSDMDFSDYKSYRLINFKSENKDYSQEGLHLFDQIEKEIELNMKLKNFTSDRNNPDLIVRYELMSTTTTETQRNYNYYYDPYYYYTPPAQSKNYTDAILLIEFRDKSRKKLVWQASLDLRFGKKTTADLAIKQAVDRIFETYPYEAGSNEKIVKEK; from the coding sequence ATGAGGTTTATAGGATTATGGATCATATTAATCACTTTGGCAAGTACCTGTGGGCCTGCCAAAGTGATTGAATTCGTTAACTCGGACATGGACTTTAGCGATTACAAAAGCTATCGTCTCATCAATTTCAAATCTGAAAACAAGGACTACTCTCAAGAAGGACTCCATCTTTTCGACCAGATCGAAAAGGAGATTGAGCTCAACATGAAGCTTAAAAACTTCACTTCAGACCGCAATAATCCTGATCTGATCGTCCGATATGAATTGATGTCTACCACGACTACTGAGACGCAACGAAACTACAATTACTACTACGATCCTTATTACTACTACACTCCCCCTGCCCAATCCAAAAACTACACTGATGCCATCCTACTGATAGAGTTCAGAGACAAGTCCAGGAAAAAATTGGTATGGCAAGCCAGCCTTGATTTAAGGTTTGGGAAGAAGACTACCGCTGATTTGGCAATCAAACAAGCGGTAGACAGAATATTCGAAACCTACCCATACGAAGCTGGCTCAAACGAAAAAATCGTCAAAGAAAAATAG
- a CDS encoding NAD(P)H-dependent oxidoreductase, whose amino-acid sequence MKRKILIINGNPQSDSFCHALVEAYMKGANGTEVRKIEMSALEFDSNLKEGYKERQDWEPDLQEAMDQILWADHLVWVYPVWWYSLPAKMKGFIDRLFLPQVTFSFEKGSPLPKQLLKGKTGRIITTADSPKWYYDWFMKAPATHQLKRGTLQFCGVKPVKTAFFGPMKGASDKKLNRWLSKTEKMGRIDA is encoded by the coding sequence ATGAAAAGAAAAATCTTAATAATTAATGGTAATCCTCAATCGGACAGTTTTTGTCATGCCCTGGTAGAAGCCTACATGAAAGGTGCCAATGGCACGGAAGTGAGGAAAATAGAGATGTCAGCTCTTGAATTCGATAGCAATTTGAAGGAGGGGTATAAGGAGCGACAGGATTGGGAGCCCGATCTCCAAGAAGCCATGGATCAGATCCTATGGGCCGATCATTTGGTTTGGGTGTATCCCGTCTGGTGGTACAGTTTGCCTGCGAAGATGAAGGGGTTTATCGATAGGCTGTTTTTGCCTCAGGTGACCTTTAGTTTTGAAAAGGGGTCTCCATTGCCTAAGCAGCTCCTGAAGGGGAAAACAGGCAGGATTATTACCACTGCTGACTCACCCAAGTGGTATTACGATTGGTTCATGAAGGCACCAGCGACACATCAGTTGAAGAGAGGAACGCTACAGTTCTGTGGTGTGAAGCCAGTGAAGACGGCCTTTTTTGGTCCTATGAAAGGGGCCTCTGATAAGAAGTTGAATCGCTGGTTGAGCAAAACAGAAAAGATGGGAAGGATTGATGCCTGA
- a CDS encoding TetR/AcrR family transcriptional regulator encodes MGKREETVQNILQTATDILLKEGQGQMSMRRVAKEANITLSNLQYYFKDQSSLLIAMIEAYFNWCLSEVKENLNKQPENFKQFLEDILNDHLIEGGKTAQCSMFKEIWALTTRDPQINDAVHTYYKKYCQEVIAVIADHSSRPEQLVSLILPYVEGYSIMGTSIPLNKSETIQMLVQIIMGIEAKN; translated from the coding sequence ATGGGAAAAAGAGAAGAAACGGTACAAAACATACTTCAGACAGCCACTGACATATTGCTAAAAGAGGGTCAGGGGCAGATGAGTATGCGAAGAGTAGCCAAGGAGGCCAACATCACGTTGAGCAATCTGCAGTACTACTTTAAAGACCAAAGCAGTCTGCTGATCGCCATGATAGAAGCTTACTTCAACTGGTGTCTATCGGAGGTCAAAGAAAACCTCAATAAACAACCCGAGAATTTCAAGCAATTTTTGGAGGATATCCTGAATGACCATCTAATCGAAGGAGGCAAAACAGCACAATGTAGCATGTTCAAGGAAATATGGGCGCTCACCACACGCGATCCTCAAATCAACGATGCGGTGCATACTTATTACAAAAAATATTGCCAGGAGGTGATCGCGGTGATTGCAGATCATAGCTCACGACCCGAACAATTGGTCAGTCTAATCCTTCCCTATGTCGAAGGTTATTCCATCATGGGGACTTCCATTCCCTTAAATAAGTCAGAGACCATCCAAATGCTGGTTCAGATCATCATGGGTATAGAAGCCAAAAACTAA
- a CDS encoding vanadium-dependent haloperoxidase, with translation MNRLILAFTALIFITLACKPQEKEMSDYNPTGQNNVAYQWGKIALEATANDTDMFKPRPTITSRFLGLIFTSIFDAWTRFDEKATPVYLSGVERRPAAEMTTKNKEIAISYAAYRAMSEYYYSDSTMYRDFMESMGLDPDDMLLDPSTAVGIGNLAAKAVIEARRNDGSNQYGELSGDSKKPYYDYTEYSPVNSVEENVDLEKWQPKYFTDDMGKKFAPSCLTPYWQLVKPLMLDSSSQYRPGPPPAVGSEQLAQEVKEVVELQANLTDENRALVEFMRDGPKSVQQAGHWLIFAQEVSIRDNHTLDDDVKMYFLVEAVAMDGFIACWDSKMHYDFARPFALVHDYFKGEDIYGWAGPEAGWKDMKGEEWRPYSPNSFLCPPFPSYVSGHSTISGGCAEALRLFKGDDTFGSSVDLVPGSLTEPNNIGDTVTLQFPTFTKAGEMAGISRVMGGYHIQADNIEGLNLGRNVARDIYKKYLKLVGEDSKPIAEL, from the coding sequence ATGAACAGACTAATACTCGCATTTACTGCACTCATTTTTATTACCCTGGCTTGTAAGCCTCAAGAGAAAGAAATGAGTGATTACAATCCAACAGGACAAAACAACGTGGCCTATCAATGGGGCAAAATAGCACTGGAAGCCACTGCCAATGACACTGACATGTTCAAACCTCGTCCTACAATCACCAGCCGCTTTTTGGGTCTCATATTTACTTCCATCTTTGATGCATGGACTCGTTTTGACGAAAAAGCCACACCAGTTTACTTATCAGGGGTAGAAAGACGTCCCGCGGCAGAAATGACTACCAAGAATAAAGAAATTGCCATCAGCTATGCTGCCTATAGAGCCATGTCCGAATACTACTATTCTGATTCTACTATGTACCGCGATTTCATGGAATCGATGGGTTTGGACCCGGATGACATGTTGCTAGATCCTAGTACAGCAGTTGGTATAGGTAACCTGGCTGCTAAGGCGGTCATAGAGGCAAGAAGAAACGACGGCTCCAATCAGTATGGAGAACTATCAGGCGACAGCAAAAAGCCTTACTATGATTACACAGAATATAGCCCTGTCAACTCTGTAGAGGAAAATGTTGACTTAGAAAAATGGCAGCCCAAGTACTTCACTGATGACATGGGTAAGAAATTCGCGCCGAGCTGCCTGACTCCTTACTGGCAACTCGTGAAGCCTTTGATGCTGGATTCTTCTAGTCAGTATAGACCAGGACCTCCTCCAGCAGTAGGCTCTGAACAATTGGCTCAAGAAGTGAAGGAAGTGGTAGAACTTCAAGCGAACCTAACAGATGAAAACAGAGCATTGGTTGAATTCATGAGGGATGGTCCAAAGTCTGTACAACAAGCAGGTCACTGGTTGATTTTCGCTCAAGAGGTTTCTATTAGAGATAACCACACCCTAGACGATGATGTGAAAATGTATTTTCTGGTTGAAGCAGTAGCTATGGATGGATTTATTGCCTGCTGGGATTCTAAAATGCATTATGATTTTGCCAGACCTTTTGCTTTGGTTCATGATTACTTCAAGGGAGAAGATATCTATGGCTGGGCAGGACCTGAGGCCGGTTGGAAAGATATGAAGGGGGAAGAATGGAGACCCTATTCTCCTAACTCATTCTTATGCCCTCCTTTCCCAAGTTATGTATCAGGTCACAGTACTATCTCAGGTGGATGTGCAGAAGCTTTGAGACTTTTTAAAGGGGACGACACTTTTGGATCGTCAGTGGATTTGGTACCTGGCAGCCTAACAGAACCTAATAACATTGGGGATACAGTGACGCTACAATTCCCAACTTTCACCAAGGCAGGCGAAATGGCAGGTATCTCCAGAGTAATGGGTGGTTACCACATTCAGGCAGACAACATTGAAGGATTGAATCTCGGCAGAAATGTAGCCAGAGACATCTATAAAAAGTATTTGAAATTAGTTGGTGAAGACAGCAAACCAATTGCTGAGCTTTGA
- a CDS encoding sodium:solute symporter, with amino-acid sequence MSVLDLVVLFGTLSLIVGFGVYKTLGTNSMQDYLLAGKSMKWGTIGLSVMATQASAITFISTPGQAYESGMAFVQNYFGLPIALVIVAFVFIPIYYKLKVYTAYEYLESRFDKKTRLLGAFLFLIQRGLAAGITIYAPAIILSTILQWDLTYTILLVGILVIIYTVSGGTKAVSITQKHQMAVILFGMVVAFGFILHYLSPYVSFMEALSLAGSLDKLNAVDFSFDPEKRYTVWTGILGGLFLALSYFGTDQSQVQRYLGGKNTAESKMGLMFNAVLKIPMQFFILLTGALLYVFYIFYPSPVHFNQNSIDELEIKVPGVTAEIIGEHETLFEKRREAALSFSQSEDAATREELKHTSKDLEANRQDMRDLIAKHDASIKTKDSDYVFLTFILNYLPEGLIGLLIAVIFSAAMSSTSGELNALASTTTVDFYKRVFKPEASDTHYVKTSKLITALWGFMAIGFAFLAHQSENLIEMVNILGSLFYGNILGIFLVAFFIKYVKGTAVFTAALLSQYLVLQLFVSTDIGYLWFNAIGCAGVVLMSLLFQLLFPDKWKK; translated from the coding sequence ATGAGTGTACTTGATTTAGTTGTGCTCTTTGGTACATTGAGTTTGATTGTTGGTTTTGGGGTTTATAAAACTCTGGGGACCAATAGTATGCAGGATTATCTATTGGCGGGAAAAAGTATGAAGTGGGGGACCATTGGTCTTTCTGTGATGGCGACTCAGGCCAGTGCCATTACCTTTATCTCTACACCAGGCCAGGCTTATGAAAGTGGGATGGCCTTTGTGCAAAACTATTTTGGTTTGCCCATTGCGTTGGTCATTGTAGCCTTTGTGTTTATTCCGATCTATTATAAGCTGAAAGTCTATACGGCCTACGAATACCTTGAATCTCGATTCGACAAGAAAACCCGTTTGCTCGGGGCTTTTCTATTTTTGATTCAAAGAGGTTTGGCGGCAGGTATCACGATATATGCTCCGGCTATCATTCTATCTACCATCCTGCAATGGGATTTGACTTATACCATCCTGCTGGTTGGTATATTGGTGATTATCTATACAGTGAGCGGTGGCACCAAAGCAGTCAGTATCACTCAGAAGCATCAGATGGCAGTCATTCTATTTGGCATGGTGGTGGCTTTTGGGTTTATCCTTCATTATCTCAGTCCCTATGTGTCTTTTATGGAGGCATTGAGTTTGGCGGGAAGTTTGGACAAGCTGAATGCAGTGGATTTTTCCTTTGATCCTGAGAAAAGATATACTGTATGGACCGGGATATTGGGCGGCTTGTTTTTGGCACTTTCCTATTTTGGTACAGATCAGTCGCAAGTACAACGGTATCTGGGAGGAAAGAACACGGCGGAGAGCAAAATGGGATTGATGTTCAATGCGGTGCTCAAAATCCCAATGCAGTTCTTTATCCTGTTGACAGGCGCACTGCTTTACGTGTTTTATATTTTCTATCCTTCCCCCGTTCATTTCAATCAAAATTCGATTGATGAGTTGGAGATCAAAGTGCCTGGAGTGACGGCAGAGATCATTGGCGAGCATGAGACGCTATTTGAGAAAAGGAGGGAAGCAGCGTTGTCTTTTAGCCAATCTGAAGATGCGGCTACCAGGGAAGAGCTCAAACATACTTCTAAAGATCTGGAGGCCAATCGCCAGGATATGCGAGATCTGATAGCCAAACATGATGCCTCTATCAAGACCAAGGATTCGGATTATGTGTTTCTGACCTTTATCTTAAACTATTTGCCAGAGGGGTTGATTGGCCTGTTGATAGCTGTGATCTTTTCTGCAGCCATGTCATCTACTTCGGGTGAATTGAATGCCCTGGCCTCTACTACGACAGTGGATTTTTACAAGCGGGTTTTCAAACCTGAAGCGAGTGACACGCACTATGTAAAGACTTCCAAATTGATTACGGCACTTTGGGGCTTTATGGCCATAGGTTTTGCTTTTTTGGCGCACCAGTCAGAGAACCTCATCGAAATGGTCAATATCCTGGGCTCACTTTTTTATGGTAATATTTTAGGGATCTTTCTGGTAGCCTTTTTTATCAAATATGTGAAGGGAACTGCGGTATTTACCGCTGCTTTGCTCTCTCAGTATCTGGTGTTGCAATTGTTCGTAAGCACCGACATTGGCTATCTATGGTTCAATGCCATCGGCTGTGCAGGTGTGGTGTTGATGTCTCTACTATTTCAGCTTTTGTTCCCCGATAAGTGGAAAAAGTAA